A genomic segment from Ramlibacter agri encodes:
- a CDS encoding tripartite tricarboxylate transporter substrate binding protein, translating to MQHQINRRHALKMVAATAAAFPAFAMADGYPDKPIRLVVPFTPGGSTDILGRTIGQQLTNAWHQPVVIDNVPGAGGSIGADKVAKAPADGYTLLMGHIGTLTVTPSLYPKLPYDPVKAFAPVAWIARVPNVLVVHPSVPAKTVKELVAYVKANPGKVNYGSGGNGSAAHIATEYFDLVTGAKMQHVPYKGTAPAVIDLVAGQIQLMFTGVPAVLSQVQAGQLRAIAVSSPHRVKAMPDLPTVAESGYPGFEADQWYGVVAPAATPKDVIAKLNQQINKSLSSAEIRERLASEGAEATPNTPEVFGKLIDSEMVRWREVIQKGGVKVG from the coding sequence ATGCAACACCAGATCAACCGCCGCCACGCGCTCAAGATGGTGGCCGCGACCGCCGCTGCCTTCCCGGCCTTCGCGATGGCCGACGGCTATCCCGACAAGCCGATCCGCCTGGTCGTGCCCTTCACGCCCGGCGGTTCCACGGACATCCTGGGCCGCACGATTGGCCAGCAGCTGACGAACGCCTGGCACCAGCCTGTCGTCATCGACAACGTGCCCGGCGCCGGCGGTTCCATCGGCGCCGACAAGGTTGCCAAGGCGCCGGCGGATGGCTACACGCTGCTGATGGGCCACATCGGCACGCTGACGGTGACGCCCTCGCTGTACCCGAAGCTGCCTTACGACCCCGTCAAGGCTTTCGCGCCGGTGGCGTGGATCGCGCGCGTGCCTAACGTGCTGGTCGTGCATCCCTCCGTGCCGGCGAAGACGGTGAAGGAACTGGTGGCCTACGTGAAGGCGAACCCGGGCAAGGTGAACTACGGCTCGGGAGGCAACGGCAGCGCCGCCCACATCGCCACGGAATACTTCGACCTGGTGACCGGCGCCAAGATGCAGCACGTGCCGTACAAGGGCACGGCGCCGGCGGTCATCGACCTCGTCGCGGGCCAGATCCAGCTGATGTTCACCGGCGTGCCGGCGGTGCTGAGCCAGGTGCAGGCCGGCCAGCTGCGCGCGATCGCGGTGTCTTCGCCCCATCGCGTGAAGGCGATGCCCGACCTGCCGACGGTGGCCGAGAGCGGCTACCCCGGCTTCGAGGCCGACCAGTGGTACGGCGTGGTGGCGCCCGCGGCCACGCCGAAGGACGTCATCGCCAAGCTGAACCAGCAGATCAACAAGTCGCTGTCGTCCGCCGAGATCCGCGAGCGGCTGGCCAGCGAAGGCGCCGAAGCCACGCCCAACACGCCGGAGGTGTTCGGCAAATTGATCGACAGCGAAATGGTGCGCTGGCGCGAAGTGATCCAGAAGGGCGGCGTGAAGGTAGGCTGA
- the ydiJ gene encoding D-2-hydroxyglutarate dehydrogenase YdiJ, producing MREKSATIARIAPPTSIAATYRGFLDALGASGFRGEIGTGYAERTVLATDNSVYQRLPQAAVYPCDTADVACLARLAAQPEWRRVALAPRGGGTGTNGQSLTDGIVVDLSRHMNRILEIDPVRRRVRVQAGVVKDQLNAALKPHGLFFAPELSTSNRATLGGMVSTDASGQGSCTYGKTRDHVLALDYVLLGGEALHGAPVGDAELSQLCARAGRVGDAYRAAEAISREQAALIAERFPPLNRCLTGYDLAHLREPDGLFNLNSVLCGSEGSLGFLVEATLNVLPIPKYSALVNVRYAGFMDALRDAQALMAHRPLSIETVDSKVLLLAMRDIVWNGVAECFPQDPGRPTLGINLVEFSGDDEADVASRVASFVEHLRADRSVERLGHTIASGHAAVERVYGMRKRSVGLLGNVEGEARPQPFVEDTAVPPEKLADYIAEFRALLDSHQLQYGMFGHVDAGVLHVRPLLDMKDPEQAKLLRPVSDGVAELTRKYGGLLWGEHGKGVRSEYVPHFFGPLYPSLQRLKAAFDPHNQLNPGKIATPEGSGAALLKIDEVPLRGEADRQIDERVWQSFGSAMHCNGNGACYNFDPDDAMCPSWKATRQRIHSPKGRASLLREWLRLQGAAGIDVLEAQRSARSFLRSLPERWRNSRAQRTGREDFSHEVYDAMAGCLSCKSCAGQCPVKVSVPDFRARFLQLYHQRYLRPLKDYLVGSLEFTIPHLARWPGVYNAMFSARPVRRWLEKHGGMVDSPQLSRFAISRTMKQWNATVATPEALAALSEQERSRSVILVQDAFTRYFETPLAAAFIELAARLGYRVFLAPFRPNGKPLQVQGFLAPFSRVAARNAQGLAQLAAHGVPLVGLDPAMTLVYRQEYRKLEGAKDCPPVLLPQEWLAQALPASPIASRQASYRLMAHCTEKTTVPASTGQWQQVFTQAGLQLQAQASGCCGMAGTYGHETRNQHTSRVIFEQSWGPVVDGKKEGGELLATGYSCRSQVDRLRGQRMRHPLEVLLEVLAARASTP from the coding sequence ATGCGGGAGAAGTCCGCCACCATCGCCCGCATCGCGCCGCCCACGAGCATTGCCGCCACCTACCGCGGCTTTCTCGATGCACTCGGGGCCTCCGGCTTCCGGGGTGAGATCGGTACCGGCTACGCCGAGCGCACGGTCCTCGCGACCGACAACTCGGTGTACCAGCGGCTGCCGCAGGCCGCCGTGTACCCGTGCGACACCGCGGACGTGGCGTGCCTCGCGCGCCTCGCCGCACAGCCCGAATGGCGCCGTGTGGCGCTGGCCCCGCGCGGCGGCGGCACGGGCACCAACGGCCAGTCGCTCACCGACGGCATTGTGGTCGACCTGTCGCGCCACATGAACCGCATCCTGGAGATCGACCCCGTGCGGCGCCGCGTGCGCGTGCAGGCCGGCGTCGTGAAGGACCAGCTCAACGCGGCCTTGAAGCCCCATGGCCTGTTCTTCGCGCCCGAGCTCTCCACCTCCAACCGCGCGACCCTAGGCGGCATGGTCAGCACGGATGCCAGCGGGCAAGGCAGCTGCACCTATGGCAAGACGCGCGACCACGTGCTCGCGCTGGACTACGTGCTGCTGGGAGGCGAGGCGCTGCACGGCGCTCCGGTGGGCGATGCGGAACTGTCGCAACTCTGCGCGCGTGCAGGGCGAGTCGGTGACGCCTACCGCGCGGCCGAGGCGATCTCGCGCGAGCAGGCGGCGCTGATCGCCGAACGCTTTCCGCCGCTGAACCGCTGCCTCACCGGCTACGACCTCGCCCACCTGCGCGAGCCGGACGGCCTGTTCAACCTGAACAGCGTGCTGTGCGGCTCCGAAGGCTCGCTGGGCTTCCTGGTCGAAGCGACATTGAACGTGTTGCCGATTCCGAAGTATTCGGCGCTGGTCAACGTGCGCTATGCCGGTTTCATGGACGCACTGCGCGATGCGCAGGCGCTGATGGCGCACCGCCCGCTGTCGATCGAAACGGTCGACTCCAAGGTGCTGCTGCTGGCCATGCGCGACATCGTCTGGAACGGCGTCGCCGAATGCTTCCCGCAGGATCCCGGTCGCCCCACGCTGGGCATCAACCTGGTGGAGTTCAGCGGCGACGACGAAGCCGATGTGGCCTCACGTGTCGCAAGCTTCGTTGAACACCTGCGCGCCGACCGCAGCGTCGAGCGCCTGGGCCACACCATCGCCAGCGGCCATGCGGCCGTGGAGCGGGTCTATGGCATGCGCAAGCGCTCGGTGGGCCTGCTGGGCAACGTCGAAGGCGAAGCGCGGCCCCAACCCTTCGTCGAAGACACCGCGGTGCCGCCCGAGAAGCTGGCGGACTACATCGCCGAATTCCGCGCGCTGCTCGATTCGCACCAGCTGCAGTACGGCATGTTCGGCCACGTCGACGCGGGCGTGCTGCACGTGCGGCCACTGCTGGACATGAAGGATCCCGAGCAGGCGAAGCTGCTGCGCCCGGTGTCCGACGGCGTCGCCGAACTCACGCGCAAGTACGGCGGCCTGCTGTGGGGCGAGCACGGCAAGGGCGTGCGCTCCGAGTACGTGCCGCATTTCTTCGGCCCGCTCTACCCCTCGCTGCAGCGCCTGAAGGCGGCCTTCGATCCGCACAACCAGCTGAACCCCGGCAAGATCGCGACGCCCGAAGGCAGCGGCGCCGCGCTGCTGAAGATCGACGAGGTGCCGCTGCGCGGCGAGGCCGACCGGCAGATCGACGAGCGCGTCTGGCAAAGCTTCGGTTCCGCGATGCACTGCAACGGCAACGGCGCCTGCTACAACTTCGATCCCGACGATGCGATGTGCCCTTCGTGGAAGGCCACGCGCCAGCGGATTCATTCGCCCAAGGGCCGCGCATCGCTGCTGCGCGAGTGGCTGCGCCTGCAGGGCGCCGCCGGCATCGACGTGCTGGAAGCGCAGCGCAGCGCACGCTCCTTCCTGCGCAGCCTGCCCGAGCGCTGGCGCAACAGCCGCGCGCAGCGTACCGGCCGCGAGGACTTCTCGCACGAGGTGTACGACGCGATGGCGGGCTGCCTCTCCTGCAAGTCCTGCGCAGGCCAGTGCCCGGTGAAGGTCAGCGTGCCCGACTTCCGTGCGCGCTTCCTGCAGCTGTACCACCAGCGCTACCTGCGGCCGCTGAAGGACTACCTGGTCGGCTCGCTCGAGTTCACCATCCCGCATCTCGCGCGCTGGCCTGGCGTGTACAACGCGATGTTCTCCGCAAGGCCGGTGCGCAGGTGGCTGGAGAAGCATGGGGGCATGGTCGACAGCCCGCAGCTCAGTCGCTTTGCCATTTCACGCACGATGAAGCAGTGGAATGCGACGGTGGCGACGCCCGAAGCGCTTGCCGCGCTGAGCGAGCAAGAGCGCAGCCGCAGCGTGATCCTGGTGCAGGACGCCTTCACGCGCTACTTCGAGACGCCGCTGGCAGCGGCCTTCATCGAGCTCGCCGCGCGCCTGGGCTATCGCGTCTTCCTCGCTCCCTTCCGTCCGAATGGCAAGCCGCTGCAGGTGCAGGGCTTCCTGGCTCCGTTCAGCCGGGTGGCGGCACGCAATGCGCAGGGCCTGGCGCAGTTGGCGGCACATGGCGTGCCGCTGGTGGGCCTGGATCCCGCGATGACGCTCGTCTACCGGCAGGAGTACCGCAAGCTGGAAGGCGCCAAGGATTGCCCGCCCGTGCTGCTGCCGCAGGAGTGGCTGGCGCAGGCACTCCCCGCTTCGCCGATTGCATCCCGCCAAGCAAGCTACCGCCTCATGGCGCACTGCACGGAGAAGACGACCGTTCCCGCCAGCACCGGGCAATGGCAGCAGGTCTTCACGCAGGCCGGGCTGCAGTTGCAGGCCCAGGCCAGCGGCTGCTGCGGCATGGCAGGGACCTACGGCCACGAGACGCGCAACCAGCACACCTCGCGCGTGATCTTCGAACAATCGTGGGGGCCCGTGGTGGACGGGAAGAAGGAGGGCGGCGAGCTGCTGGCGACCGGCTATTCCTGCCGCAGCCAGGTCGACCGCCTGCGCGGGCAGCGGATGCGGCATCCGCTGGAAGTGCTGCTCGAGGTGCTGGCAGCGCGCGCCAGCACCCCTTAG
- a CDS encoding NAD(P)-dependent oxidoreductase: MQTTIGIIGFGEVGGIFGRGLLGKPGVQAIQAWDLKFADAQARQAVEADGVRAAAGMADLCQQATLLISAVTASNTFAVAEEAAKHVRPGSIFLDLNSASPGTKQRAAAALEAAGCRYVEAGVMTSVPPYGIRVPMLLGGAQAAELAQTLVAWGMDAKPVSEKLGVASAIKMSRSVMIKGLEALVIESYTTARSYGVEDYVLPTLQETFPQIDWAQQGAYFFSRVVQHGKRRAEEMRESANTVKEAGFAPLMTTAIAEKQDWVAGLARDQVFAGLDAKAKWQEYADRLIAHAAKKN; this comes from the coding sequence ATGCAAACCACCATCGGCATCATCGGCTTCGGCGAAGTCGGCGGCATCTTCGGCCGCGGCCTGCTGGGCAAGCCCGGCGTGCAGGCCATCCAGGCCTGGGACCTCAAGTTCGCCGACGCGCAGGCCAGGCAGGCCGTCGAAGCCGACGGCGTCCGCGCCGCCGCCGGCATGGCGGACCTGTGCCAGCAAGCCACGCTGCTCATCTCCGCCGTCACCGCGTCCAACACCTTCGCAGTCGCCGAAGAAGCGGCGAAGCACGTGCGCCCCGGCTCCATCTTCCTCGACCTGAACTCCGCTTCGCCGGGCACCAAGCAGCGCGCCGCTGCCGCCCTGGAAGCCGCCGGCTGCCGCTACGTCGAAGCCGGTGTCATGACCTCGGTGCCGCCCTATGGCATTCGCGTGCCCATGCTGCTGGGTGGCGCGCAAGCTGCGGAGCTGGCGCAGACGCTGGTGGCCTGGGGCATGGATGCCAAGCCGGTGTCGGAGAAGCTGGGCGTGGCCTCGGCCATCAAGATGAGCCGCAGCGTCATGATCAAGGGCCTGGAAGCGCTCGTGATCGAAAGCTACACCACCGCGCGCAGCTACGGCGTCGAGGACTACGTGCTGCCCACGCTGCAGGAGACCTTCCCGCAGATCGACTGGGCGCAGCAGGGCGCGTACTTCTTCAGCCGCGTCGTGCAGCACGGCAAGCGCCGCGCCGAAGAAATGCGCGAGAGCGCCAACACGGTGAAGGAAGCCGGCTTCGCGCCGCTGATGACGACCGCCATCGCCGAGAAGCAGGACTGGGTGGCCGGCCTGGCGCGCGACCAGGTGTTCGCGGGCCTGGACGCCAAGGCGAAGTGGCAGGAATACGCCGACCGCCTGATCGCCCACGCCGCCAAGAAGAACTGA
- a CDS encoding amidohydrolase family protein gives MSLPLPGDGGPQVPPPLERPRKPRLQLPAGACDSHVHVYGPAARFPYAPERPYTPQDAPVERLWALYELLGISRAVYVQATVHGYDNAAILDAIRRDPQRGRGVALVRTDIAGRELQDLHVRGIRGVRFNFVKHLRETPDTDAVLRLAERIAPLGWHVQLHFGAQDLLEQRAFLQALQSPFAIDHMGRTPVADGLRQEACLALLEVLADERAWIKLSGPERISAVLSRGAAFPYDDVVPFARQLLAAAPQRAVWGTDWPHPNVREMPDDGDLVDLLAHYGDAATLQRLLVTNPARLYGFDL, from the coding sequence ATGAGCCTCCCGCTGCCAGGCGACGGCGGCCCCCAGGTTCCGCCGCCGCTCGAGCGCCCACGCAAGCCGCGCCTGCAGCTGCCCGCCGGCGCCTGCGACAGCCATGTGCACGTCTACGGGCCGGCCGCGCGCTTCCCCTACGCGCCCGAGCGGCCTTACACGCCGCAGGACGCGCCGGTCGAACGGCTGTGGGCCTTGTACGAGCTGCTGGGCATCTCGCGCGCCGTCTACGTGCAGGCCACCGTGCACGGCTACGACAACGCCGCCATCCTCGACGCGATCCGGCGCGATCCGCAACGAGGCCGCGGCGTGGCCCTGGTGCGCACCGACATCGCCGGCCGCGAGTTGCAGGACCTGCATGTGCGGGGCATCCGCGGCGTGCGCTTCAACTTCGTCAAGCACTTGCGCGAGACGCCGGACACCGACGCCGTGCTGCGCCTCGCGGAACGCATCGCGCCACTGGGCTGGCACGTGCAACTGCACTTCGGCGCGCAGGACCTGCTGGAACAACGTGCTTTCCTGCAGGCGCTGCAGTCGCCCTTCGCCATCGACCACATGGGCCGCACGCCGGTGGCGGACGGCCTGCGGCAGGAAGCCTGCCTCGCGCTGCTGGAGGTCCTGGCCGACGAACGCGCCTGGATCAAGCTGAGCGGGCCGGAGCGCATCTCCGCCGTGCTGTCGCGCGGCGCGGCCTTCCCTTACGATGACGTCGTGCCCTTCGCGCGCCAGCTGCTCGCAGCGGCGCCGCAGCGCGCCGTGTGGGGCACCGACTGGCCCCACCCCAACGTGCGCGAGATGCCCGATGACGGCGATCTCGTCGACCTGCTGGCCCACTACGGCGACGCTGCCACGCTGCAGCGCCTGCTGGTCACCAACCCTGCCCGCCTCTACGGCTTCGATCTCTAA
- a CDS encoding Bug family tripartite tricarboxylate transporter substrate binding protein, protein MNTRSPRLTRRAFSLAALGTPLLAALARPAWAAEFPEHPVKFVVPFNPGGNVDSVGRLLAQAMGATLHQPVVVDNRSGAGGGVGASMVATSPADGYTLMVGSNGPLTINPFVQKLSYKPLEDLAPIALAGTVPHVLIVTNKLAAKNLKELVELSHHENLSCASSGLGSATHLTLARFDAQTGARIVHVPYRGGSAFVTDLISGIVQVASMELSTAVPLHKAGKARILGVAGTRRSPLVPEVPTFIESGIAGFTAESFVGLLAPAHTPKPVLGTLEKAALAALATPDMAQHLQALGIQPAIGAERSAAGFARLLKIDSERNREAVRIAGVQPE, encoded by the coding sequence ATGAACACCCGCTCTCCCCGCCTGACCCGTCGCGCCTTCTCGCTGGCGGCCCTGGGGACGCCCCTGCTGGCTGCGCTCGCGCGGCCGGCCTGGGCGGCCGAGTTCCCGGAGCATCCCGTCAAGTTCGTCGTGCCCTTCAACCCGGGCGGGAACGTCGATTCCGTCGGCCGGCTGCTGGCCCAGGCCATGGGAGCGACGCTGCACCAGCCGGTGGTGGTGGACAACCGTTCCGGCGCCGGTGGCGGCGTCGGCGCCTCCATGGTGGCGACGAGCCCGGCCGACGGCTACACCCTGATGGTCGGCTCCAATGGCCCGCTGACGATCAACCCTTTCGTACAGAAGCTGAGCTACAAGCCGCTGGAGGACCTGGCGCCCATCGCGCTCGCCGGCACCGTGCCGCACGTGCTGATCGTCACCAACAAGCTCGCCGCGAAGAACCTGAAGGAGCTGGTCGAGCTGTCGCATCACGAGAACCTGAGCTGCGCCAGCTCGGGCCTGGGCAGCGCGACGCACCTCACGCTGGCCCGCTTCGACGCGCAGACCGGCGCCCGGATCGTCCACGTGCCCTACCGCGGCGGCAGCGCCTTCGTGACCGACCTGATCAGCGGCATCGTGCAGGTGGCCTCCATGGAGTTATCCACGGCGGTGCCGCTGCATAAAGCGGGCAAGGCTCGCATCCTCGGCGTGGCCGGCACGCGCCGCAGCCCGCTGGTGCCCGAAGTGCCGACCTTCATCGAGTCCGGCATCGCCGGCTTCACCGCCGAGAGCTTTGTCGGCCTGCTCGCGCCCGCGCACACGCCCAAGCCCGTGCTGGGCACGCTGGAGAAGGCCGCGCTCGCCGCACTGGCGACGCCGGACATGGCGCAGCACCTGCAGGCCCTGGGCATCCAGCCCGCCATCGGCGCGGAGCGCAGCGCCGCCGGCTTTGCCAGGCTGCTGAAGATCGACTCCGAGCGCAACCGCGAGGCGGTCCGCATCGCCGGGGTCCAACCGGAATGA
- a CDS encoding LysR family transcriptional regulator yields the protein MLPLRHLRTVNAVAAGGGVRASSETLLRAASAVSRSIALLEQASALPLFERKGRGMVPTAAGALLQRRYAAIAAELSAVEAEAAAAASRSDPLPATAIDVLFDERRLMAASLLADLNHMPTVARRLGVTQPAVSAAVARLEGALRQKLFLRTARGLLPTDLGARWVLRFDRALAELRYLQDDLAALRGQVQGVVSVGALPMARTRLLPRAIAAVRASHAQLRIHSIESPYEQLCADLLRGRIDFIIGALRPLVDEALRNESLFVEDLGIIAAASHPLQRKRRLSLADVRGESWVLSRPGTPLRADLDAYFARHGEPAPVPAVETGDLAMVRGMLLDGGMVTVLSTHQLRYELEAGQVRVLPIALDGLRREIGITTRRGAQLPPGAEALLGEIRTLVQDQRGGL from the coding sequence ATGCTGCCCCTGCGCCACCTCCGCACCGTCAATGCCGTCGCCGCGGGCGGCGGCGTGCGCGCCTCCTCCGAAACGCTGCTGCGCGCGGCCTCGGCCGTCAGTCGTTCGATCGCCTTGCTGGAGCAGGCCAGCGCGCTGCCGCTGTTCGAACGCAAGGGGCGCGGCATGGTGCCGACGGCGGCCGGCGCGCTGCTGCAGCGCCGCTACGCCGCCATCGCCGCGGAACTGTCCGCGGTGGAAGCCGAGGCAGCCGCGGCAGCGAGCCGAAGCGACCCGCTGCCCGCCACGGCGATCGACGTCCTGTTCGACGAACGCCGGCTGATGGCGGCATCGCTGCTGGCGGACCTGAACCACATGCCCACGGTGGCGCGGCGGCTGGGCGTGACGCAGCCCGCGGTGAGCGCCGCGGTCGCGCGCCTCGAAGGCGCCTTGCGGCAGAAGCTGTTCCTGCGGACGGCGCGCGGCCTGTTGCCCACCGACCTCGGCGCGCGCTGGGTGCTGCGATTCGACCGCGCGCTGGCGGAGCTGCGCTACCTGCAGGACGACCTGGCCGCGCTGCGCGGCCAGGTGCAAGGCGTGGTCTCTGTCGGCGCGCTGCCGATGGCACGCACCCGCCTGCTGCCACGCGCCATCGCCGCCGTGCGCGCCAGCCACGCGCAGTTGCGTATCCATTCCATCGAGAGCCCGTACGAGCAGCTCTGCGCCGACCTGCTGCGCGGGCGCATCGACTTCATCATCGGCGCGCTGCGGCCGCTGGTGGACGAGGCGCTGCGCAACGAGTCGCTGTTCGTGGAGGACCTGGGCATCATCGCGGCGGCCTCGCACCCGTTGCAGCGCAAGCGCCGCCTGTCCTTGGCGGACGTGCGCGGCGAGTCCTGGGTGCTGTCACGCCCCGGCACGCCCTTGCGCGCCGATCTCGACGCGTACTTCGCGCGCCACGGCGAACCCGCGCCCGTGCCGGCGGTCGAGACCGGCGACCTGGCCATGGTGCGCGGCATGCTGCTGGATGGCGGCATGGTCACGGTGCTGTCGACGCACCAGCTGCGCTACGAGCTCGAAGCCGGCCAGGTGCGCGTGCTGCCGATAGCCCTGGATGGACTGCGGCGGGAGATCGGCATCACGACCCGGCGCGGGGCGCAGTTGCCGCCGGGCGCGGAGGCTTTGCTGGGGGAGATCCGGACTCTCGTGCAGGACCAGCGCGGCGGGCTGTGA
- a CDS encoding DoxX family protein, with the protein MSWTQRIGVGLSALATLFFVADAIGKLVQAGPVLQSTQELGWPATAVIPLGVLLLVGALLYAIPNTAFVGAIYLTAFLGGAVATHYRIGSPLGTHVLFGVYVALIMWGGLALRYPAVFVAALRPGNA; encoded by the coding sequence ATGAGCTGGACCCAACGCATCGGCGTCGGCTTGTCCGCGCTCGCCACGCTCTTCTTCGTCGCGGACGCGATAGGAAAGCTGGTCCAGGCCGGGCCCGTGCTCCAGAGCACGCAGGAACTCGGCTGGCCGGCGACCGCCGTCATCCCGCTGGGCGTCCTGCTGCTGGTCGGGGCGCTCCTCTACGCGATCCCGAACACGGCATTCGTCGGCGCCATCTACCTGACCGCCTTCCTTGGCGGCGCCGTGGCCACGCACTACCGGATCGGCTCGCCCTTGGGCACGCACGTCCTGTTCGGCGTCTACGTCGCCTTGATCATGTGGGGAGGGCTCGCGTTGCGCTATCCGGCCGTCTTCGTCGCGGCGCTGCGGCCCGGGAACGCATAA
- a CDS encoding TetR/AcrR family transcriptional regulator codes for MVDSSKRPYRSEARTAAAEATRRKVLEAGRSLFSRKGIDATTIAEIATRAGVSEATVYATVKSKSGLIEALMQDALFGPRFQAAQEQVQEEPDPVRRIALSACVARAIYEGESAGLSLLMKASAFSPELRKSQDAFEALRRKMQAERIDALFKARRARPGLTRETAGTLLWMFTGREIYHKLVHESRWSPQEYEAWLQRTLVDALTLEKP; via the coding sequence ATGGTGGACTCCAGCAAAAGACCCTACCGGTCGGAAGCCCGCACGGCGGCGGCCGAGGCGACACGACGGAAGGTGCTGGAGGCGGGACGCTCGCTGTTTTCGCGCAAGGGCATAGACGCGACGACCATCGCGGAGATTGCGACCCGCGCGGGGGTGTCCGAGGCGACGGTCTATGCAACCGTCAAGTCCAAGAGCGGCCTCATCGAGGCCCTGATGCAGGACGCGCTCTTCGGCCCCCGCTTCCAGGCGGCGCAGGAACAGGTGCAGGAAGAGCCGGACCCGGTGCGAAGGATCGCGCTGAGCGCCTGCGTGGCACGGGCGATCTACGAGGGGGAAAGTGCGGGCCTCAGCCTCCTGATGAAGGCGTCGGCCTTCTCGCCCGAGCTGCGCAAGTCCCAGGACGCCTTCGAAGCACTCCGGCGGAAGATGCAGGCGGAGCGCATCGACGCGCTGTTCAAGGCGCGCCGCGCGCGCCCCGGGCTGACGCGCGAAACCGCCGGGACGCTGCTGTGGATGTTCACGGGCCGGGAGATCTACCACAAGCTGGTGCATGAATCACGCTGGTCGCCGCAGGAGTACGAGGCGTGGCTGCAGCGCACGCTCGTCGACGCCCTGACCCTCGAGAAGCCTTAG
- a CDS encoding cytochrome b, which produces MQRNPSTANHEKYGAAAQAFHWLIAILVLVAFIYGPGGSEQHVYSASTDFDRRLHETLGLCVLVLSALRLAWRMIDRQPDPEPVPRWMGWAAKAVQVALYVLLFVVPLTAITGAWLEGHALTWLGGDIAPRLTESHALGASIAELHGWLGDAILWIAGLHAAAALYHHFVLKDGVLRSMMPGR; this is translated from the coding sequence ATGCAACGCAATCCATCCACCGCGAACCACGAGAAGTACGGAGCCGCCGCGCAGGCCTTCCATTGGCTGATAGCGATCCTCGTGCTGGTCGCGTTCATCTATGGTCCTGGCGGTTCCGAGCAACATGTGTATTCCGCGTCGACGGACTTCGACCGGCGCCTGCACGAGACGCTCGGCCTGTGCGTGCTGGTGCTCTCGGCGCTGCGCCTCGCGTGGCGGATGATCGACCGGCAGCCCGACCCCGAGCCGGTCCCCCGCTGGATGGGATGGGCCGCGAAGGCCGTCCAGGTGGCGCTGTACGTGCTGCTGTTCGTGGTCCCGCTGACCGCCATCACGGGCGCCTGGCTGGAAGGCCATGCGCTGACCTGGCTGGGCGGCGACATCGCTCCGAGGTTGACCGAGTCGCATGCCCTCGGGGCGAGCATCGCCGAACTCCACGGCTGGCTGGGCGACGCCATCCTCTGGATTGCCGGTCTGCACGCCGCGGCGGCCCTTTACCACCACTTCGTGCTGAAGGATGGCGTGCTGCGCTCGATGATGCCGGGGCGCTGA
- a CDS encoding transporter, translating into MACTKGPVLLALLGVCTVVQAGPPFLTDDPEPVDLHHTEVNLALQGTRAADATSGSVAADVNHGCASETQCHIAVPVGFNRPAGGSMQAGVGDVELGVKYRFVNRTASGFMAAVYPTVFLPTGDSSRGLGNGRPQVWLPLWLQQSSGTWTWDAGTGYLTNPAPGARNSWFFGLLAQRALGERLKLGAEVFHRTPVADAAPHTTGFNVGATVRMAKDRNLLLSIGRGLQGVSANRGTLYLAWQLEL; encoded by the coding sequence ATGGCATGCACGAAAGGGCCAGTGCTGCTGGCGTTGCTGGGCGTCTGCACCGTGGTCCAGGCGGGGCCGCCCTTCCTGACCGACGATCCGGAGCCGGTGGACCTGCACCACACGGAGGTCAACCTCGCGCTGCAGGGCACGCGTGCAGCCGACGCCACTTCAGGGAGTGTCGCCGCCGATGTCAACCACGGATGCGCCAGCGAGACCCAGTGCCACATCGCCGTGCCCGTCGGGTTCAACCGGCCGGCCGGCGGGAGCATGCAGGCAGGAGTCGGCGACGTGGAACTAGGCGTGAAGTACCGCTTCGTCAACCGGACCGCCAGCGGCTTCATGGCGGCGGTCTATCCGACCGTGTTCCTGCCCACCGGTGACTCCTCCCGCGGTCTCGGCAATGGTCGCCCGCAGGTCTGGCTGCCGCTCTGGCTGCAGCAATCCTCGGGGACCTGGACCTGGGATGCCGGCACCGGGTACCTGACGAACCCGGCGCCGGGAGCGCGCAACAGCTGGTTCTTCGGCCTGCTGGCGCAGCGCGCGTTGGGTGAGCGCCTGAAACTCGGCGCCGAAGTGTTCCACCGCACTCCCGTCGCGGACGCTGCCCCGCACACGACGGGCTTCAACGTGGGCGCCACCGTACGCATGGCCAAGGACCGCAACCTGCTGTTGTCGATCGGGCGCGGCTTGCAGGGCGTGTCCGCCAACCGCGGAACGCTGTACCTCGCCTGGCAGCTCGAACTTTGA